CACGAAGCGTCCGTAGTAGTCCAGCGCCTTCGCGCGGTCACCCTTGGCCTCGTACAGCTCGCCGAGCCGCTTGTACGTCGGCGCCAGCTGGTACGAATCGTCGAAGATCCGGTACGGTGCCGAGCGCGTGACCACCGTCTCGTAGGCGGCCAGCGCGGAGTCCGTCTGACCCGTCTTCTCGTACATCCTGCCCAGGTCCAGCAGCGCACAGACGGGGCACCCGCTTTCCTGCCTGAGCAGTGAGGCCTGCGCGACGGCCTCGGCGTAGTGGCCCTGTGCCGCGGCAATCTCGGCAGCGGCCCCGCGCCGAGCGAAGCTGCCGCGGCGAATGCCCTCGGGAATGACGCGTTCGAACTCGGCCATGAGCCGTTGGGCCTCGCCCACTCGGCCGGCGCGCGCGTACAAGGCCGCGAGATCGGAATACGGCCGGCTTTCGGGCGGGATGCCGGCGAGCGGATGCCGGGCGAGGGCCGCGCTGACCTTCTGCACGGCGTCGTCGGGCCGGTTGCGATAGTGCAGGTCCAACCATCCCGTGGCGAGGGCCGCCTCGATGTAGTCGGCCGGCAGGTTGCGGGTCTCGGCATCCGACTGCACGTCGTGCAGGTACTGCGCCGAGCGCCCCAGCTGTCCGCGCACCTCGGAAAGCGCAGCGAGGGCCCAATTCGCGTTCTCGTGCCACGATGACCCGGTCCGCTGGCTCTGCAGCAACTGCCGCCATGTCTGCTCGGCGGCGGCGTAGTCGTGCTGGGCGGCAGCCAGGCTGGCGCGCTGGTTTACGACTCCCGGGTCGGCCGGCCACGCCTTGGCGTAGCGCTCGGTCGTCGCGGCGGCGTCCGCGAAATGACCCTGCGGCATCTCGCTCTCGTAGGCGGACTGGTAGAAAGTGCCGGCGTAGCCCAGGCGGATCCCGCGCTGGACCAGGCTCTCCGCGGCGGCGTACTGTCCCTGGAAGTTCAACAGGTTCGCCAGGTTGTTCAGCGCAACTTCGCTGTTCGGATCCGCGTCGAGCACCGAGCGATAGGCGGCCGACATCCGCGCCGGGTCCCATTCGACGATCTCGTAATAGCGGGCCGACGTGAGGTCGCGCTCCACCTCGGTGAGACGGTCGCCGTGACGGAAAGCCTGGGTGGCGGCGGCGACGATCTGGTCGTAGGCGCCGCCGGTGTTGCTGAGGATCACGGAGAGCTTGCGGTACGCCATCGCGAAGCCCGTGTCGAGGGCCGTCGCCTCCCGCAGGACGGGGATCGCCCCTTCCTGGTCTCCCTGGTTGAAGAGGCGAACGGCCTCCGAGTACTTGCGCAGCGCCTCGAGCGAGCCGGTGGTCACCTGTGCGAGCGGGGGCGTGGCCCGGATGCTCCGGAACGACTCGCCGATGCGCTCCCTCAGCGAGCTGGAGAGCTTGTCGAGGGCGTCGATCAGATGCGAACCGTCGGAGGCCGTGGCGCGGACCGCGGTGAGCACCCGGCCGTCGGCTGCCGAGACGATGCTGGTCGAGAGAACGTAGCCGCGGTCCACCGGATCGATCTGCCCCGCGACCACGGCCGTCACGCCCTCGCGCTCGGCGACCTCGCGGGCCAGATCCGGCGTCAGCCGCGCGCGCGGATCGCGCTGCATCCGCGTCAGCGCCGCGCCGACCACGTTGGCGTCCACCAGCTGCACGGTCGGCGACTGGGCGAGGTCCACCCGGAACGCCTCGGTGAGCGTGGGCCCGAGCGTGGTGTCGGCCGCGCGGTTCACGAACTCGGCGAGGATGACCTTCTGCCGCTCCTTGAGCGTGCCCGCGGCGACGAGCGTCCCGACCGGCCCGATGCCGAGCGCGCGCATCGTCATGTACACCGCGGTGCCCGCCCCGAGCGCCGCGAAGGCCAGCGCGCCACCCACGATGGCCCTGCGCCAGGTGAACAGCCCGCGGAAGCCTCCCGACGGAACGGCCGTGACCACGCCGGTCCTGCGGGCCACCGCGCGCCTCCGCTCGGATGCGCCCGTCACGAGCATGATCGGGAGCCCGGCCACGAGCAGCACCCCGGCGCCCGGAAGCACCCATCCGGGCAGTCCGGCCTTCACCATCACCACGTAGACCAGCCCGAAAACCACCGCGGCGACGGCCACGAAGATCGTGGCCACGCGGGCCGGGTGCGCGCGCCGGATCGCCGCCTCCGTCCCCGAGGAGATCGTGCGCACCGCGCCGGTGGGTGCCATCCCTCCCGACGGCGTCGCCATCGCCTGGAGCTCGGCCAGCAGCTCTTCGGCCCGCTGCGGACGGTCGGCCGCCTTCTTCTCCAGACACCGCATGATCAGCGCATTGAGCGCTCCCGGCACGGTGGGCCGGTGGGCCACGACCGGATCCGGCACCTGTGTGACGTGGGCGGCGAGCACCGCCTGCGGGGTCATCCCGGCGAACGGCGGCCGGCCGCACAGCATCTCGTACGCGAGCGCACCCACGGCGTAGAGGTCGGCGCGGTGATCCACGTGCGGGTCGGCGGCGGCCTGCTCGGGCGCCATGTAGGCCGGCGTACCCAGCGCGACCCCGAGCGAGGTCAGCGTGGACGAGCCGCTCGAGGCGCTCACCGCCTTGGCCACGCCGAAGTCGGTCACCACGGCGTGGTGGCCGGAGATCAGGACGTTGTCCGGCTTGATGTCGCGGTGCACCACTCCGTGCGCGTGGGCATAGCCGAGCGCGTCCACCACGTCGAGCAGGATGCGGATCGCCTCGCCGACCGGCAGCTCGCCCTCGCGCGTCAGCTTGGCGCGGAGGCTCTCGCCCTCGACGAACGGCATGGTGTAGTAGAGGAGGTCGCCCGCCTGGCCGGTGGTGATCAGCGGAACGATGTGCGGATGCTGCAGCGAGGCGGACAGCCGGATCTCGCGGTTGAACCGATCGCTGTTGACCCCGGCGGCCATCTCCGGAGGCAGGACCTTGATCACGACCTTGCGGCCGAGACTGGTCTCGATCGCCAGGAAAACGCGGCTCATGCCACCGCCGCCGAGCTCCTGCTCGATCCGGTAGGTACTGCCTAGAGTGGCCTGGAGGCCGTCGCGAAGCTCTGCCATGCGGCTCGGAAGATAGGAGCGCGTCGAAGGCCGCGCGAGCGCCGGCCCGGCCGCGCGGCGGGCCACCGCGCCGTCAGCGCGCCGCGCCCCAGCTGCGGCTGCGCGTCCGACCGCGGAGGAACGAGCCCAGCACTCCGGCCGGCCCGAGCGCGGAGAGGCCCCGCGCCGTGACGCCGGCCACGCGGCGGGCCGCGCCGGAGAGGTGGCTCGCCGACGCGAAGCCGAGGATGCGCGCCACGGCCCGGACCGAATAGCCGGGGTTGGCCAGCAGGTCGGCGGCCGTGGCGGCCCGCGCGAGGTCGATGACCCGCTTGAGGTTCGGGGCCCCGCCAGCGCCGAACTGGCGCGACAGGTGCTCCCGCGACACGCCCAGCTCGGCGGCGATGTCCGAGGTGCGGAGCCGCCCGCCGACGCGCCGCATCACGGCGCGCCACGCCTGCTCCTGCAGCGGGTCGAGCAGCCGCAGCAGCCGCGGCGCACCGGCCAGGAGCACGAGACGGGTCGCGCTCGCGGTGCGCGGGAGGATCAGGTCCGGCAGGACGGCGTCCTCCACGCCCTCGAAGATCGGGTGGGCACCCGCGCTCCGGATGCAGGAGGCCAGCAGCTCCGCCTCGTCCGGCCGGAAGGCCGAGTACGCGAAGCGCGGGATGCCGGGGTAGGCCGCCCGGCAGGCGCCGAGGACCGCGAGTGCGCCCGGCACCCGCGCGTCGACCACGACCGCGTCTGCGAGCGTCCCGGCGAGCAGGCGCTCGACCGCCGACGCCGACCGGCACGACGCCACCCGGGCGCGGCCGCGCGGCATCGCGCGGCGGAACGCCGCGCGGGCCGCCGGGCTCCGGAGCAACGTCACGATCGCGGGCTGGGTCACGGCGCGTCGATGGCGATCAGCCGCTGTCCGGCCAGACTCAGCACCTCCCGTGCGGTGGTCACGAGGGTCGGGCTCACCTGGCGAAGCGGGCGGCAAGGAGCTGGCCGGCCAGGCTCAGCACCTCCCGTGCGTTGGCGTACGAAACCGCCTTGAGCGCGTCGTCGAACGGCAGCCAGCGGCAGGCGGTGATCCCCTCGTCCCGCTGCGGACAGGCCTCGCCCGAGGCGCTCTCCATCAGGTAGAACACGCAGGTCTTGTGGATGAGGCGGCGCCGGAACCGGAAAAACCAGTCGATCTCCTGGATCGGCCCGTGGAGCACCAGGTCGGTGAGCCCGGTCTCCTCGCCCACCTCGCGGAGCGCGGCCTCGGCGGCCGCCTCGCCCGCCTCGAGGTGGCCCTTGGGCAGCCCCCAGTTGCGGTACGAGTCGCGGATCAGGAGGAACGCCGGATGATCCCCGTTGCGGCGGCGGAACACGACGCCCCCGGCCGAGGTCTCCTCGATCGGCGTCGGACGCTCACCCACTAGAACACCGAGAACGAGAAGTAGCGGCGCGGATTCCTCTGGATGTCCTGCAGCAGCTCCCGCAGCGTGTGCACGGCCTCGACGGTCTCGCTGTAGAGCGTCGTGTCGCGGCTGAGGCGGCCCAGGGTGCCCTGCCCGGCCTGGATCCGCTCCAGCATCGAATCGGTCCGGGCCACGATGCGCTCGAACGCCTGCTGCTGACCAGCGGCCGCGCGCGACAGCGAGCGGAGGTTGGCGGCCACGTCCGTCAGGCTCGCGGTGACCGTATCGGTGTGGCCGAGGATGCGTTGCAGCTGGTCCCGGGAAGTCGCCGAATCGACCCGCGAGGCGGTGCGCGCGATGGACCGCGCCGTCTGGGCGAGCAGGGTGGTGCCGGTGTCGAGGCTGCCGCCGATCCGGGTGAGCGTGGACTCCTGGCCCGTGGCGATGGTCCGCAGCACGCTGGTGAGGCGCGACAAGTCGATGAAGGCGCTCTTGAGGCGCGCGGCGCTTGCCGAGTCGAAGGCGGCGTTGACGCGCGTCGCGATGAGGGCGATGTCGCCGGCGATGCGGCCGGCCTGCGCGGTGAGCTGTCCCACGTCGGGCAGGGCCGCGCCCGGCATCGCGTTGCCGCGGGCCGGCGTCGCTTCCACGATCGCCTTCCGGATCTCGGGGTCGTCGGGGAGGTTGTCGCGCGAGATGATCTGCACGCCCCAGTCGCCGAACAGGGTGGTGGTGGCGAACAGGGCCACCGGGTGCTCGGGCAGCTCCGTCGAGCCCCGCAGCCGCAGCGACACGGTGACCCAGTCGCTGCGCGACAGGGCGATCGCGTCCACGCGCCCGATGCGCACGCCCCGCAACAGCACCGGATCGCCGGGCAGCAGGCCGCCGATGCTGCGCACACGCACGTCGCGGGTGAAGTCGTTCCCGCCGAACCGCGCCTGGCTGAGCCACAGGGTGCCCGCCACCACCAGCGCGATGGCGATCAGCACCGACGCCCCCACCAGGGCTTCGCTGGTGCGCCTCATCCCTCTCCCTCCTGGGCGAAGGCGCCGGACGCGCCGCTCAGGCTCGCGCGCTCGGCCGCCCGCCCGTCGGGCCGGCCCTCGACGAACTGCCGCACCACCGGATCGGCGGTCGCCCGGATCTCGTCCACCGTGCCCACCTGCCGGATGCGACCCTGGTAGAGCATAGCGATCCGGTCGCCGACCGTGTAGGCGGTCCGCATGTCGTGCGTGATCACGATGCTGGTGACGCCGAGCGCCTCCCGCGTCCGCACGATGAGCTGGTCGATCACCGCCGACGTCACGGGATCCAGCCCCGTGGTCGGCTCGTCATAGAGAAGGTACTTGGGCCGCAAGGCGATGGCGCGCGCCAGGCCCACCCGCTTGCGCATGCCGCCCGACAGCTCGGCCGGCATGTGACCCTCGGTGCCGGCGAGGTCCACCAGCTGCAGCGACTCGGCCACCCGGGTCGCGATCTCGGCGGCGCTCATCGACCGCCGGCGCTGCAGGCCGAGGGCGACGTTTTCGAAGATGGTCAGCGAGTCGAACAGCGCCGCGAACTGGAACACGAAGCCGATGTTGGCCCGGAGCTCCGTCAGCTCCCGCCGCCGCAGCGCGGAGACCACCTGGCCGTCCACCGCGACCTCGCCGGCGTCCGGCTCCAGGAGCCCCACCACGTGCTTGACCGCCACGCTCTTGCCCGTGCCGGAGTAGCCGATGATGACCATCGTCTCGCCGTCGCGCACCGTCAGCGAGAACCCCTCGAGCACGCGGTTCGCGCCGAACGCCTTGTGGAGATCGCGGAACTCGATCACGCCACCTGCGTCCGGAGCAGGGTCACCGCCCAGTACGCGTCGAGCACCAGGATCATCTCGGCGCTGTAGACCACCGTCCGAGTGGTGGCGCGGCCCACGCCCTCGGCGCCGCCGCGGGTGGTGAACCCGAGGAAGCAGCCGATCAGGGTGATCACGAGGCCGAAGGACGCCGACTTGATCAGCCCGAACTGGATGTCGAAGGGCACGAAGAACAGCCGCAGACCGCGCACGAACTCGGCGGTGGTGACGGGCAGGAGCGTGGTCGCGGCGACCCAGCCGGTGAACACGCCCATGGCCATCGCGAACGCCACCACCACGGGGAACATGAGCGTGCCCGCCAGCACCCGCGGGACCACCAGGTAGGCGTACGGGTTGTAGGCCAGGGTCTCCAGCGCGTCCACCTGCTCGGTGACGCGCATCGTGCCGAGCTCGGCGGCGATGTTGGCGCCCACCCGGCCCGCCAGGGCGAGCCCGGTCAGGACCGGCCCCAGCTCGAGGATCATCGTCTTGCCGACCAGCGTGCCGACCAGGTACGGCGGCACGTAGTTCGTCATGGCGTAGGACGCCAGCAGGGCGAGGACGATGCCGGTGAACGCGGCGATGAACAGGGTGATGGGCAGCGACTCCACGCCCAGCCGCCGCATCTGCTGGAAGGCCAGCGGGCCCCAGGTGCGGACCTCGGCCAGCGCGCGAACGGTGTCGCCGAGGAACCGGCCCAGCCGGCCGAACGCCGCGACGGCCGCGAGCACGTGGCGGCCCAGGGAGGCGAACACCAGGGCAAGATAGGGCGGACGGGAGCGGGGGACAAGAATGTGATGGCGCGAACGAGCCGGCGCGCACGCGCGCACCCGGCCAAACGAAGCGGCCGGGAGGAAGGGCTCCCCCCGGCCGCCACTGTGGGCCTACGCCGCGGGCGGCCCGGTCAGGCCGCGAAGCTGGCCAGCGCCTTCCCCACGGTCCCCTCGCGCAGCCGCTTCAGGGCGCGGTCCCGGAGCTGGCGGATGCGCTCGCGCGTCACGCCGAGCATGCCGCCGATCTCCTCCAGGGTGTGCTCGCGCCCGCCGTCGAGGCCGAAGTAGAGCCGCAGCACCTTCGCGTCGCGCGGCGGCAGCGTGGCCAGCGCGCTCTCGATCTCCTGGGCGAGGAACCGGTCCATGGCGCGGTCCTCGGTCGTCGGCCCCTCGTCCGAGACGA
The window above is part of the Gemmatimonadales bacterium genome. Proteins encoded here:
- a CDS encoding serine/threonine-protein kinase, producing MAELRDGLQATLGSTYRIEQELGGGGMSRVFLAIETSLGRKVVIKVLPPEMAAGVNSDRFNREIRLSASLQHPHIVPLITTGQAGDLLYYTMPFVEGESLRAKLTREGELPVGEAIRILLDVVDALGYAHAHGVVHRDIKPDNVLISGHHAVVTDFGVAKAVSASSGSSTLTSLGVALGTPAYMAPEQAAADPHVDHRADLYAVGALAYEMLCGRPPFAGMTPQAVLAAHVTQVPDPVVAHRPTVPGALNALIMRCLEKKAADRPQRAEELLAELQAMATPSGGMAPTGAVRTISSGTEAAIRRAHPARVATIFVAVAAVVFGLVYVVMVKAGLPGWVLPGAGVLLVAGLPIMLVTGASERRRAVARRTGVVTAVPSGGFRGLFTWRRAIVGGALAFAALGAGTAVYMTMRALGIGPVGTLVAAGTLKERQKVILAEFVNRAADTTLGPTLTEAFRVDLAQSPTVQLVDANVVGAALTRMQRDPRARLTPDLAREVAEREGVTAVVAGQIDPVDRGYVLSTSIVSAADGRVLTAVRATASDGSHLIDALDKLSSSLRERIGESFRSIRATPPLAQVTTGSLEALRKYSEAVRLFNQGDQEGAIPVLREATALDTGFAMAYRKLSVILSNTGGAYDQIVAAATQAFRHGDRLTEVERDLTSARYYEIVEWDPARMSAAYRSVLDADPNSEVALNNLANLLNFQGQYAAAESLVQRGIRLGYAGTFYQSAYESEMPQGHFADAAATTERYAKAWPADPGVVNQRASLAAAQHDYAAAEQTWRQLLQSQRTGSSWHENANWALAALSEVRGQLGRSAQYLHDVQSDAETRNLPADYIEAALATGWLDLHYRNRPDDAVQKVSAALARHPLAGIPPESRPYSDLAALYARAGRVGEAQRLMAEFERVIPEGIRRGSFARRGAAAEIAAAQGHYAEAVAQASLLRQESGCPVCALLDLGRMYEKTGQTDSALAAYETVVTRSAPYRIFDDSYQLAPTYKRLGELYEAKGDRAKALDYYGRFVDLWKNADPELQPVVRDVRQRLARLGGAH
- a CDS encoding helix-turn-helix domain-containing protein — protein: MTQPAIVTLLRSPAARAAFRRAMPRGRARVASCRSASAVERLLAGTLADAVVVDARVPGALAVLGACRAAYPGIPRFAYSAFRPDEAELLASCIRSAGAHPIFEGVEDAVLPDLILPRTASATRLVLLAGAPRLLRLLDPLQEQAWRAVMRRVGGRLRTSDIAAELGVSREHLSRQFGAGGAPNLKRVIDLARAATAADLLANPGYSVRAVARILGFASASHLSGAARRVAGVTARGLSALGPAGVLGSFLRGRTRSRSWGAAR
- a CDS encoding NUDIX domain-containing protein → MGERPTPIEETSAGGVVFRRRNGDHPAFLLIRDSYRNWGLPKGHLEAGEAAAEAALREVGEETGLTDLVLHGPIQEIDWFFRFRRRLIHKTCVFYLMESASGEACPQRDEGITACRWLPFDDALKAVSYANAREVLSLAGQLLAARFAR
- a CDS encoding MlaD family protein, with translation MRRTSEALVGASVLIAIALVVAGTLWLSQARFGGNDFTRDVRVRSIGGLLPGDPVLLRGVRIGRVDAIALSRSDWVTVSLRLRGSTELPEHPVALFATTTLFGDWGVQIISRDNLPDDPEIRKAIVEATPARGNAMPGAALPDVGQLTAQAGRIAGDIALIATRVNAAFDSASAARLKSAFIDLSRLTSVLRTIATGQESTLTRIGGSLDTGTTLLAQTARSIARTASRVDSATSRDQLQRILGHTDTVTASLTDVAANLRSLSRAAAGQQQAFERIVARTDSMLERIQAGQGTLGRLSRDTTLYSETVEAVHTLRELLQDIQRNPRRYFSFSVF
- a CDS encoding ABC transporter ATP-binding protein; protein product: MIEFRDLHKAFGANRVLEGFSLTVRDGETMVIIGYSGTGKSVAVKHVVGLLEPDAGEVAVDGQVVSALRRRELTELRANIGFVFQFAALFDSLTIFENVALGLQRRRSMSAAEIATRVAESLQLVDLAGTEGHMPAELSGGMRKRVGLARAIALRPKYLLYDEPTTGLDPVTSAVIDQLIVRTREALGVTSIVITHDMRTAYTVGDRIAMLYQGRIRQVGTVDEIRATADPVVRQFVEGRPDGRAAERASLSGASGAFAQEGEG
- a CDS encoding ABC transporter permease; protein product: MFASLGRHVLAAVAAFGRLGRFLGDTVRALAEVRTWGPLAFQQMRRLGVESLPITLFIAAFTGIVLALLASYAMTNYVPPYLVGTLVGKTMILELGPVLTGLALAGRVGANIAAELGTMRVTEQVDALETLAYNPYAYLVVPRVLAGTLMFPVVVAFAMAMGVFTGWVAATTLLPVTTAEFVRGLRLFFVPFDIQFGLIKSASFGLVITLIGCFLGFTTRGGAEGVGRATTRTVVYSAEMILVLDAYWAVTLLRTQVA